A window from Mesorhizobium sp. WSM2240 encodes these proteins:
- a CDS encoding TetR/AcrR family transcriptional regulator, with translation MTLLEPAAQRGHIAKRVSILDAAANVFCREGYGGANIDMIAAEAGVSRQTVYNHHGDKTNLFVAVVREITERTNAGVFATLATFPDQPRDLEADLIDFAMRLNRNCVCNRDGKFLRKLIQTEGERYPELFETWRTDGPGKTWAALAARFARLAHAGFLEIDDPDVAARQFLALVNADLQTSFMLGITPSEEELRIAATNAVRTFLRAYGKPGRQRTENAPSPPA, from the coding sequence ATGACGCTCCTCGAGCCGGCCGCCCAGCGCGGCCATATCGCCAAGCGCGTTTCGATCCTCGACGCGGCCGCCAACGTGTTTTGCCGCGAGGGCTATGGCGGCGCCAATATCGACATGATCGCCGCCGAGGCAGGCGTATCGCGGCAGACTGTCTACAATCACCACGGCGACAAGACCAATCTGTTCGTCGCCGTCGTCCGCGAGATCACCGAGCGCACCAATGCCGGCGTCTTCGCCACACTCGCCACCTTCCCGGACCAGCCGCGCGACCTCGAAGCCGACCTGATCGACTTCGCCATGCGCCTGAACCGGAACTGCGTCTGCAATCGCGATGGTAAATTCTTGCGCAAGCTGATCCAGACCGAGGGCGAGCGCTATCCGGAACTGTTCGAAACGTGGCGCACCGACGGTCCGGGCAAGACCTGGGCAGCGCTTGCCGCCCGCTTCGCCCGCCTCGCCCATGCCGGTTTTCTCGAAATCGACGACCCGGACGTCGCAGCTCGCCAGTTCCTGGCGCTGGTCAACGCCGACCTGCAGACGTCCTTCATGCTGGGCATCACACCCTCGGAAGAGGAACTGCGCATTGCCGCCACCAACGCGGTGCGAACTTTCCTGCGCGCCTACGGCAAACCAGGCCGGCAGCGTACCGAAAACGCTCCCTCCCCGCCTGCCTGA
- a CDS encoding Hsp20/alpha crystallin family protein, translating into MPNRDLAPWTRSRGIAPFARDPFTSFRQQIDRLFDDFLTPFDSTRGLAPEQDSGGVWPSVDVEETDKAYKVTAELPGLEQKDVEVTLRDNSLIISGEKRREHKEENGGRTYAERSYGRFMRSLPLDAEVDADKVQANFKNGVLSVELPKNPAGRDKTRRIEVKS; encoded by the coding sequence ATGCCAAATCGTGACCTTGCGCCTTGGACGCGGTCCCGCGGAATCGCTCCTTTCGCGCGCGATCCATTCACCTCTTTCCGCCAGCAGATCGATCGGCTGTTCGACGATTTTCTGACGCCGTTCGATAGCACCCGCGGCCTCGCACCCGAGCAGGATAGCGGCGGTGTATGGCCGAGCGTCGATGTCGAGGAGACCGACAAGGCCTATAAAGTGACCGCCGAACTGCCGGGGCTCGAGCAGAAGGATGTCGAAGTCACCCTGCGTGACAACTCCCTGATCATCAGCGGTGAAAAGCGGCGGGAGCACAAGGAAGAAAATGGCGGCCGGACTTATGCCGAACGCAGCTACGGCCGGTTCATGCGTTCCCTCCCGCTGGACGCAGAAGTCGATGCCGACAAGGTTCAGGCGAATTTCAAGAACGGCGTTCTGTCGGTCGAATTGCCGAAGAACCCTGCCGGTCGTGACAAGACGCGCCGCATCGAGGTGAAATCGTAA
- a CDS encoding SspB family protein, translating to MAEDHIRYDILAQEALRGVMRKVLAEVARTGLPGSHHFFITFLTGAPGVRISSRLRERYPEQMTIVVQFQYWDLKVSETGFEIGLSFSDVPEKLEIPFSAVRGFYDPSVNFELEFDVKSEGPAEIADQALPPKPEAAPAPAAGGKKAEPKKKPAEAAKDAAAAAEAGSAKGAEVVSLDAFRKK from the coding sequence ATGGCCGAGGACCACATCCGCTACGACATTCTTGCCCAGGAGGCATTGCGCGGGGTGATGCGCAAGGTCCTGGCGGAAGTCGCGCGCACCGGCCTCCCCGGCAGCCACCATTTCTTCATCACTTTCCTGACCGGAGCGCCCGGCGTACGCATCTCCAGCCGCCTGCGCGAGCGCTACCCGGAACAGATGACGATTGTCGTGCAGTTCCAGTACTGGGACCTGAAGGTCTCCGAAACCGGCTTCGAAATCGGTCTGTCCTTCTCCGACGTTCCGGAAAAGCTGGAAATCCCCTTCTCGGCCGTGCGCGGCTTCTATGATCCTTCCGTCAATTTCGAGCTCGAATTCGACGTCAAGTCCGAAGGTCCGGCGGAGATCGCCGACCAGGCGCTGCCGCCGAAGCCCGAAGCCGCGCCTGCCCCGGCAGCGGGCGGCAAGAAGGCAGAGCCGAAGAAAAAGCCGGCCGAAGCGGCGAAAGATGCGGCGGCAGCCGCTGAAGCCGGTTCGGCCAAGGGCGCCGAAGTCGTTTCGCTCGACGCTTTCCGCAAGAAATAG
- a CDS encoding ribbon-helix-helix domain-containing protein — translation MNLVRKRSVSIRGHRTSYSLEQPFFDELVAIAAGRQIALAALIAEIDASRPREANLSSALRLFVLDEVKRKSVEALMSAR, via the coding sequence GTGAACCTGGTGCGCAAGCGTTCGGTTTCGATCCGGGGCCATCGCACCAGCTATTCGCTCGAACAGCCCTTCTTCGATGAACTCGTCGCCATCGCGGCCGGGCGGCAGATCGCGCTCGCCGCACTGATCGCCGAGATCGACGCATCGCGGCCGCGCGAGGCGAACCTGTCCTCGGCGCTTCGGCTGTTCGTGCTGGACGAGGTAAAACGCAAATCGGTCGAGGCGTTGATGTCGGCGAGATAA
- a CDS encoding DUF4169 family protein — translation MADIVSLRQARKRKARADKEHAAEQNRALHGRSKTEKARDTEAARKSHSFLEGHRRERPAGDSDA, via the coding sequence ATGGCCGACATCGTCAGCCTCCGGCAGGCGCGCAAGCGGAAGGCGCGGGCCGACAAGGAGCACGCGGCCGAGCAGAATCGCGCGCTCCATGGCCGCAGCAAAACCGAGAAGGCTCGCGACACTGAGGCTGCAAGGAAATCCCATAGCTTTCTCGAAGGCCATCGCCGCGAACGCCCGGCCGGAGACAGCGACGCGTGA